A portion of the Candidatus Pristimantibacillus lignocellulolyticus genome contains these proteins:
- the hprK gene encoding HPr(Ser) kinase/phosphatase, with translation MPKKVKVAELVRHFQLEVLSGEDGLKRLITVDDLYRPGLEMAGYFHYHPIERIQILGRTEISFISMLPSEERRERMRKICLEETPCILISRGLEAPDELIEFSNETQIPVLRSNIATTILSSRITDFLENKLAPTATIHGVLVDVYGIGMLITGGSGIGKSETALELVKRGHRLIADDAVEIRQTSDGKLTGTAPELIRHLLEIRGLGIINVMTLFGAGAVRTQKRIGLVIRLENWQQDKQYDRLGLDEEKTQIIETNVPLVTIPVRPGRNLAVIIEVAAMNFRLKRMGYNAALQFTNKLTETIADDMDDYD, from the coding sequence ATGCCGAAGAAAGTAAAGGTAGCTGAACTCGTTAGACATTTCCAACTGGAAGTTCTATCAGGGGAAGATGGATTAAAACGCTTAATTACCGTAGATGATTTGTATAGACCTGGCTTAGAGATGGCAGGTTATTTTCACTATCACCCAATTGAGCGTATTCAAATATTAGGGCGTACTGAAATATCGTTTATAAGTATGCTTCCAAGTGAAGAAAGACGCGAACGTATGCGTAAAATTTGTTTGGAGGAAACACCTTGTATCCTTATTTCTCGTGGTTTGGAAGCACCAGATGAGCTTATTGAATTTTCGAATGAAACACAGATCCCTGTATTGCGTAGTAATATTGCAACTACGATATTATCTAGTCGCATTACAGATTTTCTAGAAAATAAACTAGCTCCAACAGCTACTATTCATGGTGTACTTGTTGATGTGTATGGTATAGGTATGCTAATTACTGGTGGTAGTGGGATTGGTAAAAGTGAAACTGCTCTAGAGTTAGTGAAACGTGGACATCGTCTAATTGCTGATGATGCAGTGGAAATTAGACAAACATCTGATGGCAAGTTAACAGGTACTGCACCTGAACTTATTCGTCATTTACTTGAAATTCGTGGACTAGGCATTATCAATGTGATGACGTTGTTCGGAGCAGGTGCTGTTCGTACGCAGAAACGAATTGGATTAGTTATTCGACTTGAAAATTGGCAACAAGACAAACAATATGACCGTTTAGGTCTTGATGAAGAAAAAACTCAAATTATTGAAACAAACGTACCGCTCGTCACGATTCCTGTAAGACCTGGACGTAACCTTGCAGTAATTATTGAAGTGGCAGCAATGAATTTCCGTTTGAAACGAATGGGTTATAATGCAGCATTACAATTTACGAACAAATTAACAGAGACAATCGCAGATGATATGGATGATTACGATTGA